CCGTACAGCCCCACGCCCATGCCCGCCCCCAGCATCAGCACGCCCGCGACCATGACGACCGGATCGCGCGCCAGCCCCAGCAGGATCAGCGCCAGAGCGAAGATCAAAGCAGCCGCCGACAACACCTCGCGCCCGCCGCGCCGGTCGATCCAACACCCGCCGAACGGGCTGAGCGCCGCCGAGACCAGAAATGCGCCCGACAGAGCCGTGAACACCACCCCCGGCGTCGTCCCCACGCCCCCCGCCAAAGGCTCGGCCAGCACGCCGAGCAGATAGTAGCTGGAGGCGAAGGAAACGATCATCCCAAGGCCCAGAACGGGAATGATCAGGCGAGAAACGGCGAGGCGCGACATGGCGCGCTGTGTCAGCGGATTTGCCCGCGTGGCGAAAGCGACCTATCGAACGCGAGATGTTCGAAAACCTCACAGCCTCAGCGCCTCTGCCTTCGCTGAACGCCCTGCGCGCCTTCGAGGCGATGGCGCGCACCGGCAGCGCGACCCGCGCGGCGGCTGAGTTGAACGTCACCCACAGCGCCGTCAGCCGACAGGTCAAGGCGCTGGAGACGCAACTGGGCCTGCGCCTGTTCGAGGGGCCGCGTCACGCCCTGACGCTGACGGAGGCGGGGCGGGGCCTCCTGCCCGGACTGACCGTCGCCTTCGACCAGATCGCCGCCGCCGTGGCCGAGGCGCGGGGCGACGGGCGCGACCTGAATGTCGCCGCCAACGCCAGTCTGGCGGTCAAATGGCTGATCCCCCGGCTGGCGGACTTCAACCGCCTGTATCCGCAGGTGCGGGTTCATCTGGTCGAACTGGCGCCCCACGCCGTCAGCCGCCGAGGGGCCGATGTGCTGTTGCGGCTGCTGGACGCCTCGCGCATCGACAGTCTGGGCGCCCTTCGCGTCATTCCCAATGCGATCGGGCCGGTGATCGCCCCAGCCCTGATCCGGCGCGATGCGCGGATGGACGTCCTGAACGCGCCGCGTCTGGCCCCGCGCACCCATCTGTCGGCGTGGAAGGACTGGGCCCGCCTGACGGATCGGCGCCTGCCCGATGCGCACGAGCGTCCTGTGGCCCATCTGCATTTTGCGCTGGACGGCGCCCTGGCGGGCTGGGGCGCGGCGGTCCTGCCGTGGGCGCTGACGGCCGAGGCGGTGGCGGACGGGCGGCTGCTGGCGCCGTTCGGCTTCGCCCGCGACGAGGGCGCTGTGGCCGCCATTCCGGGCGCAGGCGAGATGTCGAAAGGCCGCCGTCAGTTCCTGCGCTGGCTCGCAGATCAGGGCCGCGCCATGCCGAAGGCCCCGGATGCAACCTGAAGCTTAGCTGAACACGTCTTTCATCCTTCGCGGGGACGTGGTTCTCTAGTAGGGCCAGTTCGGCGCTCCCCGCGCCTGTGGAGTTCTGATGTTCATCCTTGCCGTCACCGCCGCCATGGCGCTGG
Above is a window of Brevundimonas naejangsanensis DNA encoding:
- a CDS encoding LysR family transcriptional regulator encodes the protein MFENLTASAPLPSLNALRAFEAMARTGSATRAAAELNVTHSAVSRQVKALETQLGLRLFEGPRHALTLTEAGRGLLPGLTVAFDQIAAAVAEARGDGRDLNVAANASLAVKWLIPRLADFNRLYPQVRVHLVELAPHAVSRRGADVLLRLLDASRIDSLGALRVIPNAIGPVIAPALIRRDARMDVLNAPRLAPRTHLSAWKDWARLTDRRLPDAHERPVAHLHFALDGALAGWGAAVLPWALTAEAVADGRLLAPFGFARDEGAVAAIPGAGEMSKGRRQFLRWLADQGRAMPKAPDAT